GATCCGAAGAGCTTAACCCACTTGCTAACTAGTGCATCCCTATTATATCATGTCATCCCCTATGATGAACTAATCGATGGCATGTCATTAATTAGTAATATCTAATCATGGAACTTGGGAAATGAGTGGTATTGTTCTTGCTCTTCATTTTTTGGCTCTTCTTATTTGGCTTGCCACAACAAATAGCACAAGCATGATTGGTGAAGCGACATCCAATTTGGCAAGGCAGCTTCACAAAACACCAGAAGATAAAAAGAGGAAGCGCAACACACATCGTGCATGAGCTGCATGCGATATTCAACACTGCTTCGCTAACTCGAAGGTAATTTCTCAGCAGTAATGGTGAAGAACGATACCAAGAAGATGATGGGGGCACCATGGGAGCTAAGGGAAATGAAGTAATTTAAAGTTGGATACATAGAATTGCAATATTGATTGTGTTGCGGGATAAAATCAGCGGGACTATTCTTTTGACTTTCGTTGACctgaaaagagaaaagaagaaaggttTGGAGGACCCGGAGTGTACTCTGagggatcgctccgatgcctaagtaagagaagtgcttttagagaggctaaatgcaacagtaagaaTGGGTGTcaaatgacttaccttggcctcttctcgcgtccctttttatagtggttaGGGTTGACCTTGGAGTTTATTTGTCTTTATGGCGTGGGGGTGTGAATTGTTCTCGGGTCATAAAGTGTCCGCATGTATTACTCTGCCCATTTAAGGTGCTGgcatggatctctcctcctctttattggatGGGAGTTGATTGCTCCTGTCAATAGGTCTAACTTGGGGAGTGATGACTAGGTGTTGACTTCCTCTTATAAACTGATACATTTTGAGGCACATCAGTTGCCCCCCCCTTAGTTTCAAAATTCTTAGGagcaattttgaaaattttcgtGTCCTCTTCTCATACATATTAATTATTCCTCCCTTATCTCAAAAAataatgtatttatttatttatttttggaagtATCTGCTACTTGGCTGACTAATTCCAACCTGGTTTGGCTTACTCGAGCAGACGGTGGGTTTTGAATGGCTTGTCGAGCGGAGGAGGGTGTGGTGCAGCGTTTTCAAGCCGAGCCGAGGGAGAACGGCTGACCCAAGTCGTTAAAGGGGTTCGGATGGTTTATCGAGCCAGACCAAGGGAGGATGACTGATCTGAGCCATAGCGGCACGCAGTTTATGCTGAGCTGGTTGTCTCCGAACTACCCATCTGGAGGACTTGTCCCAGGCGGATATCCCCAAGCGACTCAACTTGCTCGTTCGTGTTGGATGCATCGTCCTAACCAGAttctgccgagctgctcttcggaGCGTTTTTGGCCAAGACGCTGCTCGGGGCATTTTTTTCCGAGCTACTGCTGGGGGAGTTTTTGCCGAGCAAGTTCTGCCGAGCTACTTTCTGGTGCAATCTTTGCTGAGTCATTGTTTCGAGGCTTTTTACCAAGTAGGTTTTTGCCGAGCTACTCTTAGAGCAATCTTTGCCAAATGGTTGCTCCAAAGCTTTTTGTCGGGCAGGTTTTTGCCGAGTTGCTATCTGGAGCATATCTTGCCGAGCTATTTTTGCCAAGCTTCTCTCTAGAGTAATTTTGTCAAGCTATTTTTTGTCGAGCTGCTCTCCGAAGCAATTTTTTCGAGCTGCTCTTTGGAGCAATTTTTGTCGAGCTGCTCTCTAGAGCAATTTTTGTCGAACTGTTTTTTGGAGCAATTTTTGCAAAACTGTTTTTTTTCGGGCTGTTGCTCCAAGGCATCTTAGCCGCacaatgagctatgctcattttcTAGATCGCCTTACAAGCCATGCTTGTTAGTTTGGCTTCATCTGCCTAATGcattgtgctcatttgttgggctgtTTGGTGGCCTCacgagtcatgctcgtcagtTGAGTATGTtctgcctaatgagtcgtgcttatTTGTTGGGCGGTTGCGTGACCTCACGAGTCATACTCGTCAGTTGAGCCTTACCTGCTTTATGAGCTGTGCTTATTTATGGGGGTGTCATTCTGACAACTTTCAATTTGACCTCAcctgcctaatgagttgtgctcatttatgAAGGTGTCAATTTGATGCTTTTTCGAAGCGACGCTGTAGTCCTTTCGCGACATCTTCCTTCCTGTAAAATTGTAATGAATGCATGTTAAATCAGTCGTACCTCAGGAAGTTGCGAATTCTTGGTATTAGCACCACATCAGCGTATGTACGTGGATTTTTCATATCTTTTCCCTCGAGACGCACATCTTTTTTTTGCAGTCAAGCGTCCTCGAGATTCCAACTCCCTCGGGGATCCATGTAGGTTTTTCTCTATAAAGGTGTGGGCTCCTTTATTCACTTCTTGTCTCACCCAAAGGGTTCCTTCTTTTCGCTAGGTACGCTCTCCTTCGGCCCCTTTCCTTGGTTGTTTTTCTCCGCTTTTGTGTTGAATTGTATCTTTGTTTTGCTCTTCATGTTTTTCACTGTTCTTGTTAGaactttgcttgtttgatctgttTTTGCATAGTGTCTCTCTTGTTTTCTTGCAAAATCTATCCATTTGATCTTATTTGGCATcttgtcttccttgtttttgtgGGGGGCTCGTCTGTTTGATCTATTTGCATAAATTATTCATGTCATTTCTTCTGCATTCCGATTTTGTGATGGAGTCTTCCTCGCACCCAACGAGGGCTCCGGCCACAGTAAGGAGCGCTTGATGTGACCTGTCTTCCTCTGACATACAAAATGTTCAGTACTTTTTTGCTATTCCCCCAAACATTATTGTTAGGCTGCCCACCAGCTCGAAGTCGGCCCTTGATTCGAGCCCCAATGAGCTTTACTTGTACACGGACTACCTGGATTTAGGTCTTATACTTCCTTTTCCTCCTTTTATTTCTGACGTACTACGTTTTTACCGCATAGCCCCCTCACAGCTTGTCCCAAACTCCTCCCTTTCTCTTGTGTGCTTTGTCGTTCTCCTGCTTAGACAAGGTTATCAACCCACGGTGCCTCTCTTTCGGAGTTTTTTCCAGATGAGGATGTACTCGGTAGAGAAGGAACTGTACTATTTCAATTCTTTGTCCGGTTATAAACTCTTTACTCCGGGCATTTCTTACATACACAATTGGAAGTCACGATACTTCTTTGTGTCTAAAGAGTTGAATTATACAAGCTCTCGCGTTTGGTCTGCTCGTCTTGATGGTGACGCTCTCtcccctttatttatttattgcgtATGCAGGGGCTGTGAGTAGGGTACCCTATTGCTTACTTGtttcttttttcccttttagCTCAAGTGCGTCATATTCCTCCAAGGCTCTCTCTCGGAGAGTAGGCCATCTTGAAAGAACTACGAGCCCTTTGTCAACAAGGATAGTCCCTCACGAGGAGATGCTCAAGCAACAAGTCCTTGTATGGTGGTGGATCAGTCCCGTTCCCCCAAGTCTTATCTTGTCTTTGATTTCTTTATATAGATATATCCAAATATTTCCGATGTTCTTGATGTTCTTATTTCCTCTTCTACTTTTGCAGATATGGATTTTAACAAgtatgaatctctcatgggggAAGCCAAAAAGCAAAGGGCGAGTAAGAGTAAGAAATAGAGAAGGGAGCTCCAAGGAGAGTCGTCTCAGAGGGAAGCGCCCGCTATAGGCAACAGTGAGGCTCCTGCTGCGGAGAACGTTGCAGCAGCGCATCCCCCGATCCCTATGATTTTTAATGAGCCAATTTTCCACGAGCCGACCCGTTCCGCTCCCGCACTGCGTAGGGCCATCCGTGTGGAAGATTTTGTGTAGGTCCAGTGTTCTCTACCCGACGTCCTTTTGGTGAAGATCTGGCACACCACCTACCAGGTATCTGTTTAATTCACGCCTTTTGACTGCGCTCTTCTTTTTCTCCTTGGAATTTTTTAACATGTTCTCCCCTTTGTTTGTTCTCAGCTGGCGATGATGGCCTTGGCACAAGAAAATAAGGTTGCTGATAGGTATCGGCAGACCTTGGATGCTCGGGAAAAATATGTTGTCGCTCAGAATGAGCTCCACGATGCCGAGATCCGTGAGCAGGCCCTTCAGGCATTGATCGAACGGATCCGTGGCGAGGAGGTACTTGCTGCTGCGGCTGCGGCTACTACTGATGCCGCCCGAGCTGCAGTAAATGAGTATAAGGATTCAGCGCGATTCGTAATGGACACCACCAAAACTTATCGAGTTCGATTCAGGAGGTGCCGAAAGCAGATGAGGACTATGCATCTTGACCTTCCCTTGGATGGTGTCACATGTGTACGATCGTGAGAGTTCCGACTACGTGGAAGAGATGGACGAGGAAGACGAAGGGGAGGAAAAGAAAGCTGGACAAGGGAGCAAGGCAAGTTCATCTGCTGAACTAATTTCATCTGTAGCTTTATTCAACATGATGTAATGCATTTTGAGTTTATTAACGGTACAACCGTTGTATTGGGAATTCTACTACTACATTGTACGAAACGCTCAAAAGTAATATTTTTTTACCATATCAGAGTTTCAcgtatttttaatctttttttccCTCTACGTCCTCTAATTTGTACATTCCCGATTTTATTTCCGCTGTGACCCGGTATGGTCCCTCCTAGGTCAGTTTTAGCTTGTACTTTTAAGTAAAACAAAACTTGAGAGATATGAGGTAATATATGTACTTTACCAAGCGTAAAGGAAATGGCTCAAGCAATATGCAGTGAGGAGATATGCATTTATAGACATAGTATCAATTACAAATACGGAACAAATATACAAAGAATGCAGATATCTATAATTATGGAGAATCACTACAATTATATATGGAGAATCACTGAGATCTTGGTCATAATCAGAGGAATCGAATTGTTCTCTAATATCCCACCCTCAAAGTGGGTGTGGTGGAAAGAGGAAAAATGCACAACTTGCCATGATCCAATAAAAACTGTAATTTGAACACCCCTTTTATGAAAACATCAGTCAGTTGAGGGGGAAAAGCCGAGACTAATAACCTTTCGAGCAACAAGTTCACGAACAAAATGATAGTCACTATCAATATGTTTGGAGCGAGATTTGGTGACTGGGTTGAAAGCAATGAAAATAGCACTATTGTTATCGCATAGGAGTCTTGGAGGCGAGGGGAGGGGAGGATGATTTTGAGTTCTCAGAGAAGTTGAAGTGTCCAAGAGAGTTCCACAGCAAGGGAGGCAAGAGCACAATACTTAGCCTCCGCACTAGAACGGGCAACAGTAGTTTGCCTTTTAGAGCACCATGAAATTAAGTCGCGACCAAGATAAACAGCAAATCCGGTTGTTGAACGACGAGTGTTGGGATAGCCTACCCAATCAACATCAGAGTAGTCGATCAAAGTCTGAGAGGAATCTCGTGAAAGTTGAAGGCTATAATGGTAGGTTTCTTTGACATAGCGTAGAATACGCTTCAAGGCTTTATTAATGGTGGGAGCATGCATATATTGACATATAGAGTTAACACTGTAGGATAAACCTAGTCTCGTAAGAGTCAAATATTGCAAGGCACCTGCTAGAAAACGAAACTGTGTAGCATCTGAATAGGAAGTACCAGAATTAGTGAGATGAGATCCTACCAAAAAAGGAGTTGAGATTGGCTTACAATCCACCATATCAGCTCGAGTCAACAAATCAAGCACATATTTAGCTTGGCTGAGAAAAAGACCCTTGTCATTTTGAACAACCTCAATCCCCAAAAAAAATAGTGTAAATCACCGAGGTCCTTCATGGAAAATTCTTTGGTTAGTTGATCAATGAGAGAACTTAACATAGAATAATTGCTTCCTATTATAGCCATATCAACTGGAGTCCATCTTTCAGTTGGAGTTTTTTTGCTTTTgaactatgataaaatgaaatttcaaaaGCCAGCCCAGCATCACGAGCAGTGGTGTAATTAACAACTTTAGTCATACATTCCTTAGTAAGAGAGGTATAAAGCAGGCTGAGTAAAATTCTATCTTGCTTGTGCCATTTCTTATAGGCAGGATTAGGAACAAGATCATTTCTAGCAGTAACTTAAGCAGCAGGTGCAGGGGAAGACCCATCCAAAAAGCCCATAAGATCCTAACTTTCAAGCAAGGGAACAAACTAACGACGCCAAAAAATGTAAGTTGTGGGAGTGAGTTTGATGTTCACCATGTGAACCATTGTATTAAGTGAAAGCCAAGAGGTATCGAGTTCGGctatggaaagaaaaaaaaatctcagCAAAGGTTCGACCgattggctctaataccatgcaAAGGAAATGCCTCAAGCAATATGTTGTGAGAAGATATGCATTTATAGACTTTGTATCAATTACAAATATGGAAAAAATTTACAAAGAAGGCAAATATCTACAATTATGGAGAATCACTACAATTATGGAGAATCACTGAGATCTTGGTCATAATCAGAGGAATCAGATTGTTGTCTAATACCAAGTAGAATAAAGATTTTGGTATTTTACTTTAATGCAAGCCACAAAAAGGTTAAGTGACACTTCTTAAAAAATTAAGGGCACAAATTGAAATGAACCCAAAACACACTAGCTAAAATTAACTCataattttaatgaatttttgtgtaatgtaaatattaaatataaaaaattacttATTCATCTCGTTATGATTCTACATAGAGTTATTAAACAAAATTTGAAGGCTTATCTTTATagttaataaaataatttaataaaactaGTACAATAATTTTGGACAATCATAAGAAAAGTTAAATATAGCATATACTTCTTCATGAGAATCTAGCTAGTTCTAGTCAATAGAAAGCTAACTACACTTTAAGTCATTGTTCCCATTTCCTTTGTGTACCCTCACATCCCTTCTGCTTCACTTTGAATGAAGCTCATAATGTAAAAAGCTCCTTGTCATGTTTTCTAAACCTAAAGCGCATTCTAGAAAGTTTTCACCTTTCCCTCACGATACTTGTACATTGTTGGTCTTGTTCATTCAAAAGCATTAAAGGGAAATTGGTGTTATGTTATGCAAGGGGAAAGAACACTAGGCTTTTTCATTACCTAAGCAGGCACTCTAGGTTCTCGAATACACAAAAGCATTTGACCAAGTCTGAGCTTCCCAAGCTCTATGCTATTGGCAAACTTTGCAAGTGTGAACTACTTCCTATTCAATTCAAAAGGGATTTTCCTTTGGGGGGTTTAGCAATATCACATGAGTGTGTCAGGATGCTCTTGCCAAAATTCTCTACTACACTAGTTTACTATAGGACGGATCGAAAGGCCTAGTAGGTAATCCTATGGATGTGCATCTTGCTAGGGTGGAGCTTGTCATGCCCAATGGGATTCTCATAATGTTTGAATGATTTTCGTATCGAAGGAGTAGCGTTATTTGCATCTTAGTCTTCAACCCATCATCTAGCTTGATTTTCCCGATCATGTGTCTTCTATGATTATATTTAGTagctgactcactcaaaaaatgagcagctcgggagctatcccaagtataagagttccgTCGTGTAATAGTTAGCCCAagagctagatcgtctcctcacgaaatgtagtttaattccaaattttatgtaatcctaaagaaaataagaaacaaaaaggttacttaacatagttcagattcgggttttctggGATGTTTGGAAttttcttttgatgaattaaaagaATGTGTAATtcaaattctaaatcctaacacacTAAATTAAATTATAACGAGAGACGACCCTATATTTAATTAACCAGACAAGAATTAAATCCTACGTTGAACTTCAGACAAGGAAAACGTAAAGACGATGACTTTCCTACATAGCTTAAGTGTGCAattaaaaaactcaatcaaacacaaactcgAACAAAAACCAAATTGTACGCAATCAAGAACGAAAATTTAACTCTTTAACAATTAACGATAAacggaaacatgataaaaattcaaactttaattaaactataCTTAATTTAAAGAGAACccatcaaaaattaaattttaaagaagacaaccaaattaaatacaaatatatatatatatatatatatatatatttgtaatttattctttcttttttttcaaaaaaccaaGCCAAattttaatcaaataaaaattaactcaagcaaaaaataaatctaatactaatattaattaagagagaaagaaattaaataaaccttAATAATAACACCCaaataagatttaaaaattaaaactttaaataaaattctactaaaaaataacaattattcaattctttaaaagtaatgacaaaaagaactaaagaaacaaaacaaagaaagaaaaaaagaaagaaagagaaagcgAGAAAAAGAAGGTGTTGGCCGTGTTTGGAGCAGCAGGAGAGGTCGTGTGGAGCAGTAG
The Malania oleifera isolate guangnan ecotype guangnan chromosome 13, ASM2987363v1, whole genome shotgun sequence DNA segment above includes these coding regions:
- the LOC131145914 gene encoding uncharacterized mitochondrial protein AtMg00810-like, which encodes MVDCKPISTPFLVGSHLTNSGTSYSDATQFRFLAGALQYLTLTRLGLSYSVNSICQYMHAPTINKALKRILRYVKETYHYSLQLSRDSSQTLIDYSDVDWVGYPNTRRSTTGFAVYLGRDLISWCSKRQTTVARSSAEAKYCALASLAVELSWTLQLL